GAGAACCCATCTACAGGATTTCTATTTGTGATGCCTTTGGCCATTAAGATTTGCTCAGGCAACCAAACAGCAAACTACAATTTGTACAGGCAACCAAAGCTACAAACCACAACAAACAAGCCTGGCCTGTCCCACTGTAGAGACATCCCTCTTGTACCCAAGAACCTACCTCAGATGATTTCATGAGTGCCTCATGTGTCAGGGATTGGTCCAACCCCACGTCAATAAGCTTATTCTGCAAACAGGAGAGGGGACAAAATGTAACAAGGAGAAAGATTTCATCATCTCCTTCTGTTCTTATCTTATTAACAGGTGGAGAAGAATGCAGGTTGTCCATGGCAGAAATGTGTGCTATGTGAGCCACAGCTATAGCTGGTGTACAAAGTAAGGTGCTGCTAAAATTTGTATTAAGAATAACAAGTCTTTCCAGAAAAGTACTGTGAGAAGGCAGCAAGGCTGAAGAAAGACTTCTCAGGAAAATGTCAGTAACACAGCACTTTCTATCTCGTATTTGTCAAGGTATCAGACAGCATCCAAGTGTTAAACAAAGCATTCACATGTCCTCCATCATTTAGGGAGGATGAAGGAGCAGGCACCTTTCTGCATTTAGTCATCCATTCTTTCCAAAAAACAGGTCATATTCATTATTTTGAGACACAATCTACCCCAGAGAATCAGCTGCTCTACTGGAAGCTGTCTGTGTTCTCTTGTAGCTCACAAGAACCACCAGGTAATCCCAGCTAACAAAGCTTTTCAGGCAATGAGGAGACAGCACTGTACTGACCACAGGATGCGCAGAGGAGAGATCAGCAGGGACAACTGAACTGCATTTACATGTTGTCCTGTTAGCTCAGAAGTTCCCAGGCCTGGAGTACAGCAAGCTTAGGGAATGTCTCTGTAACTAAAAATTTGGGCTCAACCAACCACGGCTGTGTAATCCCATCACAGTGTCTTGTAAGAAAATTCCTTCCACCTACCTCAGCTTCCTTGATCTTTATTTTTAGGTCCTCAGTTTTAACTTGCAGGAACTTCAAGTTCTTGGATCGAATCTCCATTTTGGCCCTTTCTGCTTCCTGAGATTCCTGTAATTTTTCAACATCCCttaaaaaagaatatgaaaacaaaaaactgatATATCAGTAAAAGATATATCAGTATACAAATAATGTTACTTACCTATGCTCAAGCTAAACCCTGCAATACAACCAACAcaagaaggaataaaatggagaaaaccTTGTATTTCCCTGTCAGATTTTCCAGTGGAAACATATACAGCTGTTACCTCCAGAACCCCACAGGCCATGGAAAATAGTGGCAAAGGGTACAGCCATATACCTAAAAGCAAAGGGTAATAGTCTTGTGCATAATTCCTTCACTTAGAGACCTGTTACATGAGCTAAACCTCAAATCAAGAAGAGGCAAACCTGCACAAAGCACATGGGAATCACTTCTACAATCCAAATTACCACTtttaaaacaccaaaaaaccaccccatAAACAATTAGACTGGAAAGGAGCTGTGGAAAGCATCCGGGCCAACCTCCACTCAAggctgggatggatcctgctgtGCTTGGCAAAGATTACATCTTTCAGGGAATGGACTTGACACTCTTTTTTAGAGTTATTACTATTATTGCATCTTCTACAAGCTGGTTAAGGGAACTTCTTACCTGGGAatggcttttgttttgcctCCCTAAGTCTGACTACAGTGCCCACGCTAAACATGCTAAGAAAATCAGATTTGTCTTCAGCCTCAGACAAAAGCAACTGGTGGAAGATGTAAAGTTGTAGCTAAAAACTACTTGTAGATCACTTTTGCTTGAAAAATGAGCCTTCCCAAATCTCTTTCAATTACTGAAAGTATCCATAATGCATGGGTTTTGATAGGTATTTCCAAATGCTCTGGAGATGTGTCAAACCTCTAAAAATTCAGTTATCCTCATTAATTACCACAACCAACATTGCCCAAGACAGAGATCACTAGTATTACTCTAATCTTTCCCTCTTCCTCATCCATTACTCACTCCTTTAACTTCTTTTCCAGCATCAGTGCTGAAGTTAGTTTTTTCGTGAGGGTCTTCAGCTGCAGTTCCATTTCattgttttttgattttgttttatgcaGCTCCGAGGTCATGCAAGTGATGGCGCCGTAGAAGCTGGTGAAGAGAAAATCAGTGGGGAATGCTTAGGAGTCAGCTCTTCTGAAAGTCAGATTTATCGTTATTCTTCTCTCCACACTTTACACAAATGACTTAGTTTCCTCCTGATGTTATGGCACgaataaattaaaataggaCACTAAGGGAATCTGCTTTCCACAACTAACACAGATTTCCACAAGGAAGGGAAAACAGCCTGGCAACCTGAGTAAGCGAACAACAACTGGCACTCTGGTGAATAAAACCACTGGGTCTGAAACCACCACGTGCTCCAGTCCTGGCCTGCCTCACTGCCTTTGAGACTGTATTCAGTCCCTAAAAATGCATGGTCACAAGATGTGCCCAGCAGCATCTGAGTCTCTTCCCAAGTGGCCCAAAGTTCTtccccctccagctcaggaagaGACCTGTAAGAATCCTAAATATCACATAAAAATTGGATTTCAAAGCAGCTTTTGCCCCTTCTTTGCAGCAAGTGCTGCAGTGCCATAGGCCAAAACCATGCTAGGGAGAGGCCCAAGGAGATGAGACCAACAGATGTCATTTCTCCATGGCAGAGGGAATCTCCTCTCATGAACTGAGGCCACGTGAGAAGACAAGGATGAGAAGCTGAGGCTGGAAGACCAGTCACAGCTCCCCAGTCTCTGCCTAAGCAGTGTGAACACCACTGTAGGTTGGGATACCTGGAACACCAGTCCAactggcagcagcctgcagccactGATCACAAAAGCatgagaaaaaggagagatttaACTCCATCCCAGGCCCTTCTCAGGCTTCAGAACCTTCCTGTGCTGGTATAACCCAAAGCTAGCACTTTGTTCTCAGTTCCCATGCACCCCAAAGCTGCCCAAGGGGTGAAAAATAAGATTCCTAGTGTCAAATTTGAAGCTGCTGATGTGAAAAAACAGAGGCAAACAGCACCGACCATCACCACGAATGCAGAGTGTGAATAATTACCTGGTAAGAGACATGTCCTCCACTTCGAGTTCCAATGCACTTTCTATGAGGTCACTGAAGTCTGCGAGGGCTTCTTCGGACAGACTAAATTCAGAAAAACCCAGGCTTTCTCTAAGAATAGCCTGCCGGTAGTCAGCTGGAAAATACATGCAACtcaaagcagtgattttttaaatactacTGCTCCTCTATGGAACTCTCCCAAGCTAGAACCCAGTCCCACACTGTGAACTTGGCTACCTGCCTGTTGTTGGGGGAaaaagatactttaaaaaaaagacttaaacATGCCATACTGCTACCACATCTCTGTTTGTCAAATGAATTAAGTGTATAAAGGGAGAAAGCACTGCTCCACTCTCTCCCTGACCAGTCTGTCAGACGTCAGACAAATAAAGAGCTCACCCTTGTGCTACAGCAATGAGCACATGCAGGTCATCTCCCCACAAAGGTCATCCTGAGCCTTGTTCATGGCAGACCGAAGAAGTCTGTCTCCATCGTTATTTGTTTGGTGGCAAGGCACTTGAagcaacaaaaaccaaacacgttttcttacaaaaatatcttcatgtGTACTATGCCAGCCTTtgtacagaaaagcaaaattcctTCCTGAGAAAAGACTGTGAAGAGAAAGTCCTTTCTTATGTGTGTTTAAAATATACTATGGTTCCCTGAACTACTCACTTGCTCAAAAAAActctaaacaaaaaaaccaaaaaaaacaagctgctccaggcagcttCAGCATAACTTCACCACCTCAATGTTGTTTTGGGCTTCTCCAGGGCTTTCCTTAACAGTGGCTTAGCACCACCTCAGAGTCTTGAATCAGCTGCAGAGACATTTCCCTCTCTATCCAAGCAATATTTCTATGCTTTGCTATCCAGCCCAGAGGACTAGGAGGTTTTAGCAATTAATCTGCTTGTCCACATTTATGGCCCACTCAAGATGGCTTAAAAAATTGCCCTTGACCAATTTTACATCACTGTAAATTTAGCTGAAAGGAAGGTGTGTGatgcatcaaaaaaaaaaaaccaaaacaaaacaaacctacCTGAGTCtatttcaatttcaaatatttatatatattccTAAGTTTTTAACAAATACAAACTTCAAGATCACTCAGAAAAGCCTGACTTGGGTGGAATTGAGAAATGGAGCTTCAAACTCACCTTCTGCTTCATACTTGGCTGCCCGGTCCTCCATGTCCTCTACCAGCAACGTAACATCCTTGTCTCTCTCTTCATTGCACTTCTTAACTTCATACAAAATATCCACTGACTTTTCATTCACCTCATACCATGGAATAGGCAAACCCTGATACAGTTTCCTTAGCCACAAAGTAACCTGCCAGAGAAGGGAGACAAAAGAGCAAGCAATCATgtgaaatgacagaaaacagCTGATACATGTGAAAAATGTAAACCAGTGCAAACCCTGCATTCCTGACGAGTACGTCCTACATCAATCAGTCCAGGAGGAATGggtgggaaaaggggagaaaaattcctttccctctcttAAACAGCCTCTGTTGGTCTAGAAGACTATATTCTATCCTTTTTAATCTCCTTCATTTCTTTGGACACCTGCTAATCTCCATGTgataaaattttatctttctatTCACATGACCTGTTGGCTACCGACACAGTAACGACCCAAGAAATGGTAAACAGGTATTTGGAACACCGTGTGAAAGTGTGTGGGATGAAACTGCTTGAGCTATCACTGGGAACAGCCTCTGTGGGAGAGGCACCGCAATGTGCAGGCACAAGCCCTCTAAAGCAGTCGTACCATGGGAAACAAGGCCAGAAATAAGAGATCAACACAGCGCGCTCAGGTGGGGCTGTGCTTGTGGAACCACAGAATTGTTTGGGCTGGAAAAACCCTccaggatcatcgagtccaaccattcccagcactgcccagcccacGGCTGacccgtgtccccaagtgccacatccacatggcttttaaatccctccgGGGGGACTGCACCACTGgtgcagctgggccaggcctgGACAAACCTTtgagtgaagaaattttccctaatatccaacctaaccAGATTAGAAAGGCTAGGTTATAACCAGTAATAAATGGAAAACATGGAAGTTCTACACCATGTAAGGAACATAAACTTTTGCATAAACCTGCCTAATAAACCGGACGGAGAATGGACGCAGCCGTATAACGttaaaagtctttttctttttttgttttttttttgtcccctaGCACCtccctcctcatcctgctgccgTAGCCGCACCTCAGCGACCTACACAAACAGCAGTGGAGGAAACCACCGCACCAACAGCACGAAATACGAGTGGGGGGTGTGTGTTGGGGGGGGAAAAGCGTGTCGGAAAGAGAAAGCGATCCCCGCCGAGCCCCGTTACCTGAAagaagatcggaagagcggttcagcagggggggggggggggggggggggggggggggggggggggggggggggggggggggggggggggggggggggggggggggggggggggggggggggggggggggggggggggggggggggggggggggggggggggggggggggggggggggggggggggggggggggggggggggggggggggggggggggggggggggggggggggggggggggggggggggggggggggggggggggggggggggggggggggggggggggggggggggggggggggggggggggggggggggggggggggggggggggggggggggggggggggggggggggggggggggggggggggggggggggggggggggggggggggggggggggggggggggggggggggggggggggggggggggggggggggggggggggggggggggggggggggggggggggggggggggccgcctcACGGAGCGCCGAGCGCGGGCTGCCGCGCAGCGGCGGAAATAGTGACGAAATGGTGTTCAACGGCGAATCGGAGGGTTAAAACACTCGGAATCGAGCTGTCTGTTCGTTAAGGGAAGATGTTAAGAAACGCCACACAGCGGCAGAGCGGAACAAAAGAGATGCAAGAGGAAGACGTCAATAAGTACAGGAGGAAGctgcctgggggtgctggtcccagcagctggacaggagcCCGGGGGGGGCAAGAGGCCAGTGgcccctgggctgtcccagccaggctgtgacacagcccagggcagagcctgtcccctgtgctggcagtgctgggacacccccagtgctggggacagctctggaaccctcaggacaagagagacaccgaggggctggagcgtgtccagggcagggacggagctggggaaggggctggagccccaggagaggctgagggagctgggaaggggctgagcctggagaaaaggaggctcaggggggaccttgtggctctgcacaactccctgacaggaggggacagccggaGGGGTCTGGGATCttatcccagggaacagggacaggaggagagacAGAAGGATGAGTGGTCTAAAGTCACATCAAAGGAGGTTTACATTGGATCGTAGGGAACACTTCTCCACTGAAAGCTGTCAATCACTGGAAGAGGCTGTCCAGAGCAGTTGTGGAGTCACCTGTCTTGGAGGGATTtgaaagatgtgtagatgtgacACTTAGGAACAGGTGTTGGTAGAGTACCTGGCGCTCAtgaactcaatgatcttagaggtctttttcaatCAAAAGGACTCAATTATTCTCTCATTTTCATACAGAACTagaagctttattttctttatttttgtcttacTTCTCCATAGTCTaccaaaaatacttttaatcaTCTTCTGAATGTTTAATGCAACAATGAACctcttatttgaaaaaaatggtttagacttgaagaaaaaaactacaacaacaacaaactcCTCTAAAACTATAGCTCTTTCATTCTCACATATAACAGTTTTCAaggttttaataatttttagtttCCTAGGACTGAAACATTAGTAGGACATCTGGAAAACTTACAGGACAACTGGTTTCACCTAGGTTTTAGATTTCACCTAGCAAGAGTTGTGTCATTTGGAAAAAGCATTTATACTTCTCAACTGAGATTTAAAAATCACTCCTAGGAAAATCAGAAGCAATATTAAATGGGTATTGATATTGCAATTGGACAACAGGCTCCTGTTaatcttctttaaaaagcagatgaaaCATAATTCCTCACATAAAGCTAATTCTGTGGTTTCCTGGTTCCTGTGGGCTGTACAAGCAGATGGTATCAGCAGCATTCCTTCAGCTTTGGCTAAGACTCagcttttcatttcaatttgtctctttttaatttcaacCATGGGCACCATATACAGTAGCTGCTCAAGTTAGTCAAATAATTATTGCAAAACACCATTTGTGGTGAAATTTAACGTCTACCTACTAAACAAGAGCTTGCAGAtaacatgttttatttcttggcaGCCAGTATAGAGAGAGTCCAAATGACCTTTTTCCATCAGGCACTGCAGGCAGATCCATGGATTGGTCTTGGAGTGTCACAGAGCATTCTTCCTTTATAACATTTTGGGTCTCTCTTGCTGTGTTACTTTTCAAGCGTCTTTCCACATTAGTTATGGGCCCAGCTGGCAGTACAAAGAACCTCAGatcctcagcagagcctgggactgaGATAGAATATTTTGGAGCTGGAGCTACATCTCTTCATTAGTAGAGATGGTTCTCCAAAAGGTAGAAGTCTCCATCCAACAACTTTGTGAAGTATGGTTAACAAAATTTTAGAAGGCAAGAAGGAATTAATAATTCACTAAGAAAGTGTTATTGATCTGGATAATGTGCAGATAGATGGGCAGTCTTCATGGAAAACATGATACATAATTATATACAAAACAGGGTATATGAGAAATTAGCATTTTATTAGTGAAATTTTTTTAGATAAGAATGTGCATTGTAAAATTCTTCATATTACTTTCCTAAAATCAAACATAACTGATGGTCAGAGACCATGCAAAAAGGGAACATAACCTTAGTAGAATACCTGAATAGGAGCTATAGCTTAAGGATAAAACTTGGTATCTTTTAGTTAATTTTATTGATCTCATGTTGAGATCTTTAAGCTTATTCTACATGAACTGCCTCctctcaatttttatttttttactgatgGAACTATAATCTGtgacagttatttttaaaattatttttacctaCAAATAATGACTGttagtaagtaaaaggtctCTCATTTAAACAGCAGAGTCATACCTTGTGTGcggcagaagaaaaatttcatcttaaattaaaaagaaaattcaaatttctcTTACTTTTACTACTTTTTTATCAGGACAAAAACAGTTTAGTAGTGAAATTCTGCCTATAGTCATATGATAAACTAATGCCACGCAAAACTTCTACCATGAGATTATGAAGAATATTTATTACCTCAgacattttaaatgtcattaaaGTGCCCAGTGAttaaaataactgcattttccttcctgaCATAATAGTATGAATTCAGTTATGTACAACTGTCCTTGTAAACATTTCCTAGGGTAATGCTTAGTACCTTTTGTACAGTAGAAAATTTGtggcttgggaaaaaaaaaaaagtcctacaTCTTTCTTTTACTAATTTTTAAGCTCTTTGAAATGTAACTCTGTCCTTGATGACATTCATCAAATATTTAGCAAATGTGTCCTTCTACATCATCTTAGTATGTAACTGatgaaacatttaaaagctGTCAACAGTGGTATATTTATAAGTTTGACTCCAAAATCATTACATTACCTTACATAAATGTTGTCATGATGCACTAAACTTgtggagaaataaaaggagagaaTGTCCATCTGTTATTTTCTGGGCAGGTGTTGTGGATTTTCGAGTTAAAAGCTAGATTTCGCATGTGCCAGGTGTCCTCTTCACCCATGCAAGTGTTGGGGTGGTGCTGGGGAATACTGGACAGGAGGGCTGTTGGCACCGTGTGATTATTGACAACACCTTTTAGTACTTAAAGAATGAGAGGAAGACAAAATTATGtcctttaattaatttaaaaaattatttcctattaaTTAAGTACAATTAATTTATAAACATATAGAACAAAATGTCACAATACTTAACATCACTATGCCCCAATCCTGGAAGTGTTCTGGGATGGTTGGACATGGTGTGGTGTCCAATCATTTAGGGGAATGGAGCATCTAAGATTCATAGATGCTTGTGGTCAAAAGGAATGACAAAAGTCAGAGTGTTCACAAAAGTTTCCCATGTTAAATTACACACTTGGCATGGAAATTAATGTGAGTCTCTGACCTCCTCGTATAAGCCCATTGCAATAGATTTTTTGATAAAGGAGTAGGGTGAAAGGGAAGAAGGCAGGATTAAAGagggggagagaggaagaaagagatcACCAGGCTTGGCTCCAGTGTTGATCCAGCTGGTGGAGTGTCAAGGGTCCTGGGGTGCCTGCACATGTGGTCTTGGCTGCCCTGGAGGTAACTTTCTCTCTTCCTATGCAAATTTATCATCTGCAATTCATTTTTCTAGACCTTTCTGGAAATGGGCTGGAGGGCTTCAGGAGTCTCTGATAGTCTTGATTCCCTGTACAGTCCTAGATCACTTCTTGGCTTaattcctgtgctgtgctgtgctgtgtttgtttccGGGAACTAGAAAAAGGATGTTTGTCCCAGAAGAATGTTGCCCTATCTCTGAATGGCCCCTTCTCCAACCAcatcctcttcttcctcactgTGTTTTTACCAACAAGCCTTGATTGTTATTTGGTTGGCTCCATAGTTACCCAGCTATTGGTGTTTGAGGCACACGACCTCTTATCTTCTGGGCTTCTATATTTGGGGATACCAATCAGATTTAATCCATGGAACAGATAGCAGCTAAGAAGCAAGCTCTGAGTGATGTCCAGTGTGTgttaagagaaaacaaatttattgtTGGTGGAATTGCCTTGTCAAGGTTTAGGGCTTGATGTGCTTCAATGATCTCAGACTTAGGGGGAGGTTTACAAAGCTTGGGAAGGAAGGATGTACCACTGACAGCgggcacagagagcacagagttTACAGGCCACAGGGACGTCTGCTTGAACTTCCACGATGAGGAAGAAACTAATGAAATGAATCCAGCATCTGTGCTGAAATCAACCCTGACTGTGTAAACAGATTTCTGGCTGGGGGAATCAGTGACAACTGACCTAAGAAACCCACCGAAccaagagaagagaaagactgAGCATGAGAAACAACAGAATCATTAGCCAACAGAATTCTAATTAATAAGAGAACTACGTAACACGTAGGCAGTGAACGCTAGTTGCCTTGTATGCTAAAATGCATAAATTGTGAAGCGTTTTGATAGTTCTAGAATACCACTGAGCACCCAGGCTTGCACAACCGTGCAATAAATAATCAATGTCTGTCTTGCGTGTATAATTATTGGCTTATTGCACAACAGGTAAGGAATCAAATTTTTGCAGATAGCATTGTCACTGCCCCATCCCTTTCCCTACCCCTGATACTAAGCCCCAGATTTGCACCCCTTGAGGTTTAATCATTAGCTGTAGCAGGACAGCTATGATTAAGCAGCTGCATATTGTGAGTATTGTGTGCTTGACtaactttttaaaggaaattaagatGATTCCAAGAGGAATGGGCTGTTTGGATGAGAGCCACGGGGGTTGAAGTCAGCAGGACTGAGCATTACCTGGGAAAAGAGTAATTCTGGCAGTGGGAGATTGTGACCAGCATCTCATTGACCAAACAGACTTATTAAAATGAGAACCGAGAGCTCTAACTAGCCAAGAAAGGTCTGAGTGGTAATTAATTGAAGGGGTAGTTAATAGAATGGTACTAACAGAGAAATTATGTAATTTGTAACCAATGGATGCTGACGCCTTTGGTTGTAGAAATGTATAAACAGACTAGCGTTTTGATGATGGACATCCTAGATATCCAGCTACCTGCTTTGTGCCAActagaaaaacaaatagaaatacCTCGCCTCGGTGTGTGAAATGGTGCTGCACACCGGGGAACGAGCCCGCGGGGTAACATTTCTGACCCTGATTCTGTCCCTGTCCTTATCCCCGTTCTCTTCCGTGCCCCTGTCCCTACCCTTGTTGCTGTCCCCGTTCCTGTCCgtgctcctgcccttccccgTCACTGCTCCTTTTCCATACCCCTGCTCTTGCCCGTTCCTTTCTGCGCTCCTGCCCTTGTGCCTACCAAAGTCCCTATCCCTgttcctctccatccctctgtccttgtccctgtccctgtcggTACTCCTGCCCTTCTCCCTGTCATATCCAGCTACCTGCTTTGTGCCAActagaaaaacaaatagaaatacCTCGCCTCGGTGTGTGAAATGGTGCTGCACACCGGGGAACGAGCCCGCGGGGTAACATTTCTGACCCTGATTCTGTCCCTGTCCTTATCCCCGTTCTCTTCCGTGCCCCTGTCCCTACCCTTGTTGCTGTCCCCGTTCCTGTCCgtgctcctgcccttccccgTCACTGCTCCTTTTCCATACCCCTGCTCTTGCCCGTTCCTTTCTGCGCTCCTGCCCTTGTGCCTACCAAAGTCCCTAACCCTGTTCCTCTCCATGcctctgtccttgtccctgttcCTTCCCGTGCTCCTGCCCTTGTCCCTACCAATGTCCCCGTCACTGTTCCTTTCCATACTCCTGCCCTTGTCTCTGTTcctttctgtgctcctgcccttgTGCCTACCAAAGTCCCTATCCCTgttcctctccatccctctgtccttgtccctgtccctgtcggTACTCCTGCCCTTGTCCCTGTCCGTCCCTCAGTTCCTGTCCGTTTTCCTTCCCGTGTCGCATCTCCGGCCCTCCCTCACTCCCCGCCCCTTCCGCCCGTTCAGGGCCATTTCAAGGACACCTGCCGCAGGgggattttttcctaaaagccTAATTTAGgtttcaaataattatttgttttacttttatgACATTTCCTACGTATTTGTGTGTCTTCAGATAGATAcgcgcacacacacagaccAGGGGCACGGGAAGCAGTTCCGCCGCTCGCCCCGCCCCCTGGGCGCGGCCTCGGCGCCAAAAGGGGCGTGAggcgctggggggggggggggggggggggggggggggggggggggggggggggggggggggggggggggggggggggggggggggggggggggggggggggggggggggggggggggggggggggggggggggggggggggggggggggggggggggggggggggggggggggggggggggggggggggggggggggggggggggggggggggggggggggggggggggggggggggggggggggggggggggggggggggggggggggggggggggggggggggggggggggggggggggggggggggggggggggggggggggggggggggggggggggggagccggcGGGGACGCGGCGCTGCCGCCATCTTGGGGGCCGCGGTGACATTGAGGGTGTGAGGGGGTGACATTGGAGTGTGGGGAGGGAAGCATGGGGTGTATCGTTAGCGCTCTGGAGCAGACCCCGCTGAGGAACGGGGTGTCCTTGCCCGGGCTCAGGGTAGTGGTTTAAAGCTGCCACGGCACGGTGCGAGGGGGGTGAGGGTTTATCCCGTATTTGTGAGGAAGCGGAGGGTGGGAAGAGCCGTGAGGGACCATTCGTGCTAGTGTTTCCAATGAATATGAACCGGGAGAGGCTTGCTCGGGGCGCAGGATTTTAAATGGCATCAGCGTTGCTGCATGGTGCTGCACTGAGAGCCTTGTGTAAGGTGCAAAAGCATGATCAGATAGTGCACTCAatatcacagatttttttctttagtgtttaAAATTAGGTTTTCGTAGGAAGGGTGGTTAGACATAGCAAGGGGCTGCCGAGGGGTATGGAGGAGTTATCATCCTTCGAAGCGTTTAAGGATATATTGCACTAGTGCCATGATCTACTTGCCAAGGTCGTGTTTGGTCATAGGTTGCACTCAAATAATctcagagctcttttccaaaGTAATTGTGGTTCTGAGGTATTTTTGTTACAGTGCGttgtgcttgttttttgtttgtttttttttccctatgtgTGCTAACAATATCAAAACCACTGCTGATAGATTTGTGTTAGAATACACAGCCTTCTCCCTGTGCAGAACCGTGAGGGATGCAGTAATTTCTTTATGCCCCAGGGTTCTCATGTTCAGCACAGAAATGACAAATGTGAGGAGGTTT
This genomic interval from Ficedula albicollis isolate OC2 chromosome Z, FicAlb1.5, whole genome shotgun sequence contains the following:
- the HAUS1 gene encoding HAUS augmin-like complex subunit 1; amino-acid sequence: MIACSFVSLLWQVTLWLRKLYQGLPIPWYEVNEKSVDILYEVKKCNEERDKDVTLLVEDMEDRAAKYEAEADYRQAILRESLGFSEFSLSEEALADFSDLIESALELEVEDMSLTSFYGAITCMTSELHKTKSKNNEMELQLKTLTKKLTSALMLEKKLKEDVEKLQESQEAERAKMEIRSKNLKFLQVKTEDLKIKIKEAENKLIDVGLDQSLTHEALMKSSEQLAALYKEMEPLKQERKSYHDLPLSMPLARVIVEEARNELKALDDELTRELEAVPFELT